Proteins encoded in a region of the Roseomonas haemaphysalidis genome:
- a CDS encoding OmpW/AlkL family protein, which translates to MAWWLAAGSAASQTPQPDPRPAQPGFAPAEVFPYFVRLGAGVVDYRTSGSASTRGTAIDNARVAFDSHAVATAEAGWRFSPLWSMSLLAGIPPTVSLQGEGALERLGVLRKVTYGSVIAGLQFHPFGQGWIDPYVGGGLDYTFVFRTRGGSLPDLRIADSFGPVLQAGVDLRLTERLSLYLDARKIWLSFDGKGMAPTSHGLAPVRVEVQPNPVVTTVGLSFRF; encoded by the coding sequence GTGGCCTGGTGGCTCGCCGCCGGGTCCGCCGCGTCGCAAACGCCCCAGCCTGACCCACGGCCGGCTCAACCTGGCTTCGCGCCGGCCGAGGTGTTTCCCTACTTCGTGCGTCTCGGCGCCGGCGTGGTCGATTACAGGACGAGCGGCAGCGCCAGCACGCGCGGCACTGCCATCGACAATGCCAGGGTGGCATTCGACAGCCATGCGGTGGCCACCGCCGAGGCCGGTTGGCGCTTTTCGCCGCTGTGGAGCATGTCGCTGCTGGCCGGCATTCCGCCCACCGTGTCGCTGCAGGGGGAAGGTGCGCTGGAGCGCCTGGGTGTCCTGCGCAAGGTGACCTATGGCTCGGTGATCGCCGGGTTGCAGTTCCACCCCTTCGGCCAGGGCTGGATCGACCCGTATGTCGGCGGCGGCCTCGACTACACCTTCGTGTTCCGCACCCGCGGTGGCAGCCTGCCGGATCTGCGCATCGCCGACAGCTTCGGCCCGGTGTTGCAGGCCGGCGTCGATCTGCGGCTGACGGAACGCCTGTCGCTTTACCTGGACGCCCGCAAGATCTGGCTGTCGTTCGACGGCAAGGGCATGGCGCCGACCTCGCACGGGCTGGCACCCGTGCGGGTGGAGGTGCAGCCTAACCCAGTGGTCACCACCGTCGGTCTGTCCTTTCGCTTCTGA
- a CDS encoding xanthine dehydrogenase family protein molybdopterin-binding subunit, which produces MSAQRQPPPAGPVLSRRGVLAGAGALVLGFSLAHPAASQVPDGTPGLPGSLQSSPELDSWIRIGADGAVTVFTGKAELGQGIRTALMQVAAEELEVPPARITMVTADTGRTPNEGYTAGSHSMQDSGTAIRNAAAQVRAILVAEAAARWNADPATCRAEDGAVLGPAGQRLDYGGLVQAEALSGRAVPGAQLKDPGRFTVMNTPVQRLDIPGKVTGGAAYVQDMRPDGMLHARVVRPAGPGATLRALDSGAVERMPGVVAVVRDGNFLAVVAAKEWQAIKAMRALSAAAQWQPGPPLAKQDEIFRVLQALPSEDIAILDNRRPVQAAKRLRARYTRAYQAHGSIGPSCALAHWVDGAVTVWSHTQGVYPDRAAIAEMLRLPPDKVRVIHAEGSGCYGHNGADDAAADAALIARAVPGRPVRLQWMREQENGWEPQGPGMVTEVEAALDAGGRIVDWDYGVWSSSHNMRPGSAGALLAARLVAEPFPMPEPKPAPQPEGAGDRNGIPLYHLPGGRVVHHFLRDMPLHTSAMRSLGAYMNVFTIETFMDDLARAAGTDPVAFRLQHMEDARAREVIETAAARFGWKPGQRAPRGRGYGFGFARYKNLAAYCAVATEVEVSHETGRVRLLRAVAAVDSGQVVNPDGLRNQVEGAILQSASWTLYESTTWDDAAITSVDWSTYPILRFQEVPDSIEVHIVERPGMPFLGAGETGQGPTGASIGNAILDATGLRLRDVPLTRERVKAAIGV; this is translated from the coding sequence ATGAGCGCGCAAAGGCAGCCGCCCCCCGCCGGCCCGGTGCTGTCCCGCCGCGGCGTGCTGGCGGGCGCCGGGGCGCTGGTGCTGGGCTTCTCGCTGGCGCATCCGGCGGCGTCGCAGGTGCCGGACGGCACGCCCGGCCTGCCGGGCAGCCTGCAATCCAGCCCGGAGCTGGACAGCTGGATCCGCATCGGGGCTGACGGCGCGGTGACCGTGTTCACCGGCAAGGCCGAGCTGGGCCAGGGCATCCGCACCGCCTTGATGCAGGTGGCGGCGGAGGAGCTGGAAGTCCCCCCCGCACGGATCACCATGGTGACCGCCGACACCGGCCGCACGCCGAACGAGGGCTACACCGCGGGCAGCCACTCCATGCAGGACAGCGGCACCGCCATCCGCAACGCGGCGGCGCAGGTGCGCGCCATCCTGGTCGCGGAAGCCGCTGCGCGGTGGAACGCCGACCCGGCCACCTGCCGTGCCGAGGACGGCGCGGTGCTGGGCCCCGCGGGCCAGCGGCTGGACTACGGCGGGCTGGTGCAGGCCGAGGCGCTGAGCGGCCGCGCCGTGCCCGGGGCGCAACTGAAGGACCCGGGCCGCTTCACGGTGATGAACACGCCGGTGCAGCGGCTGGACATCCCCGGCAAGGTGACGGGCGGCGCGGCCTATGTGCAGGACATGCGGCCGGACGGCATGCTGCACGCCCGCGTGGTGCGCCCCGCCGGCCCCGGCGCCACGCTGCGGGCGCTGGACAGCGGCGCGGTGGAACGCATGCCGGGCGTGGTGGCCGTGGTGCGCGACGGCAATTTTCTGGCCGTGGTCGCCGCCAAGGAATGGCAGGCCATCAAGGCGATGCGCGCGCTGTCCGCCGCCGCGCAGTGGCAGCCTGGCCCGCCCCTGGCGAAGCAGGATGAGATCTTCCGGGTGCTGCAGGCACTGCCCTCGGAGGATATCGCCATTCTGGACAATCGCCGGCCGGTGCAGGCCGCCAAGCGCCTGCGCGCCCGCTACACCCGCGCCTACCAGGCGCATGGCTCGATCGGCCCATCCTGTGCGCTGGCGCATTGGGTGGACGGCGCGGTGACGGTGTGGAGCCACACCCAGGGCGTCTATCCCGACCGCGCCGCCATCGCTGAGATGCTGCGCCTGCCGCCCGACAAGGTGCGGGTGATCCATGCCGAGGGATCCGGCTGCTACGGCCACAACGGCGCGGACGACGCGGCGGCGGATGCGGCCCTGATCGCCCGCGCCGTGCCGGGGCGGCCGGTGCGGCTGCAATGGATGCGCGAACAGGAAAACGGCTGGGAACCCCAGGGCCCCGGCATGGTGACGGAGGTGGAAGCGGCGCTGGATGCCGGCGGCCGCATTGTCGACTGGGACTACGGCGTGTGGAGTTCCTCGCACAACATGCGCCCCGGGTCGGCCGGCGCGCTGCTGGCCGCGCGCCTGGTGGCCGAGCCGTTCCCGATGCCCGAGCCCAAGCCCGCGCCGCAGCCGGAAGGCGCCGGGGACCGCAACGGCATTCCATTGTACCACCTGCCGGGCGGGCGGGTGGTGCACCACTTCCTGCGGGACATGCCGCTGCATACGTCGGCCATGCGCTCGCTCGGCGCCTACATGAACGTCTTCACCATCGAGACTTTCATGGACGATCTGGCACGCGCCGCCGGCACCGACCCCGTGGCCTTCCGGTTGCAACACATGGAGGATGCGCGGGCGCGCGAGGTGATCGAGACCGCCGCCGCCCGCTTCGGCTGGAAGCCGGGGCAGCGGGCGCCGCGAGGCCGGGGCTACGGCTTCGGCTTCGCGCGCTACAAGAACCTTGCCGCCTATTGCGCCGTGGCGACGGAGGTGGAGGTGTCGCATGAAACCGGGCGCGTGCGGCTGTTGCGCGCCGTGGCGGCGGTGGACAGCGGGCAGGTCGTCAACCCGGACGGGCTGCGCAACCAGGTGGAAGGCGCGATCCTGCAATCCGCCAGCTGGACATTGTATGAAAGCACCACCTGGGACGATGCCGCCATCACCAGCGTGGACTGGTCCACCTATCCCATCCTGCGGTTCCAGGAGGTGCCGGACAGCATCGAGGTGCATATCGTCGAGCGGCCGGGCATGCCCTTTCTGGGCGCGGGCGAGACGGGGCAGGGCCCGACCGGCGCGTCCATCGGCAATGCCATCCTGGACGCCACGGGGTTGCGGCTGCGCGACGTGCCGCTGACGCGGGAGCGGGTGAAGGCTGCGATCGGTGTATGA
- a CDS encoding (2Fe-2S)-binding protein, producing the protein MVTMVVNGQRHTVEVEPDTPLLYVLRDELGLHAAKYGCGLGQCGACTVMVDGQAVFSCVTPVLLMQGREVTTLEGLGTAEAPGPMQRAFIEEQAAQCGFCIPGMMMRAQALLARNPRATDDEIRAQLQSNLCRCGTHARILRAVRRAAGLMQTAEAAAPAAGDSGSVVR; encoded by the coding sequence ATGGTGACCATGGTCGTCAACGGGCAGCGGCACACGGTGGAGGTGGAGCCGGATACCCCCCTGCTCTACGTGTTGCGCGACGAGCTGGGGCTGCACGCCGCCAAGTATGGCTGCGGCCTGGGGCAATGCGGTGCCTGCACCGTGATGGTGGATGGCCAGGCGGTGTTTTCCTGCGTCACGCCCGTCCTGCTGATGCAGGGGCGCGAGGTGACCACGCTGGAAGGGCTCGGCACGGCCGAGGCACCGGGGCCCATGCAGCGCGCCTTTATCGAGGAGCAGGCGGCGCAGTGCGGCTTCTGCATCCCCGGCATGATGATGCGGGCGCAGGCGCTGCTGGCGCGCAACCCGCGCGCGACGGACGACGAGATCCGTGCCCAGTTGCAGTCCAACCTGTGCCGCTGCGGCACCCACGCGCGCATTCTGCGCGCCGTGCGCCGCGCCGCCGGGCTGATGCAAACGGCAGAGGCGGCGGCGCCGGCCGCGGGCGATAGCGGGAGCGTGGTGCGATGA
- a CDS encoding cytochrome c: protein MRRRGYLAVGVAAVVLVGVGGFAAYAWHPAIAPVPPPAASSFDAALVREGATLAAIGNCNVCHSAPGGKIFAGGLAMPTPFGTVYSSNITPDPDTGIGRWSEAAFARSMRQGLDREGRHLYPAFPYDHFTRTTDQDNRALYAFLMTREPVTATPPPNELPFPLNQRWVLAGWKLLFFREGGKPVPAAAVAPDAGGDAAALQARGEYLAEGLGHCGACHTPRNALGAERGDAHFAGGEAEGWQAYALNVDSPAAVPWTEQSMTTYLQQGWHAQHGIARGSMAPVVGNLASVPEADVRAIAHYVVGRMGAPSAERQDQAAKALDRARPAGPGSRPTAGDSQAVPPGQGAAAEGRAIYAAACAGCHEAGRPLPFGGLHLALSTGITGPTPGNLLNVVLDGLPASAGERAPIMPGFRGTLDDRQLAMLAQYLRADFGGGRPAWDNVAAAVGAARSRDHGPSARPTVTTRDAPADPARP from the coding sequence ATGCGCCGACGTGGATACCTGGCCGTGGGGGTTGCGGCGGTGGTGCTTGTGGGGGTCGGTGGCTTTGCCGCCTATGCCTGGCACCCGGCCATCGCGCCCGTCCCGCCGCCCGCGGCTTCCAGCTTTGACGCGGCGCTGGTGCGCGAAGGCGCGACGCTGGCCGCCATCGGCAATTGCAACGTCTGCCATTCGGCGCCGGGCGGCAAGATCTTCGCCGGCGGGCTGGCCATGCCGACGCCCTTCGGCACCGTGTATTCCAGCAACATCACGCCGGACCCCGACACCGGCATTGGCCGCTGGAGCGAGGCCGCCTTTGCCCGGTCCATGCGCCAGGGGCTCGACCGGGAAGGGCGCCACCTGTACCCCGCCTTTCCCTACGACCACTTCACCCGCACCACGGACCAGGACAACCGCGCGCTCTACGCCTTTCTGATGACGCGCGAGCCGGTGACGGCCACCCCGCCGCCCAATGAGCTGCCGTTCCCCCTCAACCAGCGCTGGGTGCTGGCGGGCTGGAAGCTGCTGTTCTTCCGGGAAGGCGGCAAGCCGGTGCCGGCCGCCGCCGTGGCGCCGGATGCGGGCGGCGACGCGGCGGCGCTGCAGGCGCGCGGCGAATACCTGGCGGAAGGGCTGGGCCATTGCGGCGCCTGCCACACGCCGCGCAACGCCCTGGGCGCCGAGCGCGGCGACGCCCACTTCGCCGGCGGCGAGGCCGAGGGCTGGCAGGCCTATGCGCTGAACGTGGATTCGCCCGCCGCCGTGCCCTGGACCGAGCAGTCCATGACCACCTACCTGCAACAGGGCTGGCACGCGCAGCACGGCATCGCGCGTGGCTCCATGGCACCCGTGGTGGGCAACCTCGCTTCGGTGCCGGAAGCGGATGTGCGGGCCATCGCGCACTACGTCGTGGGGCGCATGGGCGCGCCCTCTGCCGAAAGGCAGGACCAAGCGGCGAAAGCGCTGGACCGGGCGCGGCCCGCCGGCCCGGGCTCGCGCCCCACGGCCGGGGACAGCCAGGCGGTGCCGCCTGGCCAGGGCGCGGCGGCTGAGGGGCGCGCCATCTACGCCGCCGCCTGCGCCGGCTGCCATGAGGCCGGGCGGCCGCTCCCCTTTGGCGGGCTGCACCTGGCGCTGAGCACGGGCATCACCGGCCCGACACCGGGCAACCTCCTGAACGTGGTGCTGGACGGGCTGCCGGCCTCGGCCGGCGAGCGGGCGCCGATCATGCCGGGCTTCCGTGGCACGCTGGATGACCGCCAGCTCGCGATGCTGGCGCAATACCTGCGCGCCGACTTCGGCGGCGGCCGCCCGGCCTGGGACAACGTGGCGGCAGCGGTGGGGGCGGCGCGGAGCCGCGACCACGGCCCTTCGGCCCGCCCCACCGTGACCACGCGCGACGCGCCGGCCGACCCGGCGCGGCCATGA
- a CDS encoding Bug family tripartite tricarboxylate transporter substrate binding protein gives MTTRRILLGTGLAMLAHPAARAQDFPVRAVTVVTPFGAGGLTDLSTRVIVERMSQDLGQPVVVENRTGGATSIASQAVTAARPDGYTLLMGASSLAINPALQPELPPQKPLEALVPVGLAYRSAFVLQVHPSLPVRDLADFIAYAKARPGQVNFGSSGTGAVNHLCMEMLSRQAGLQVVHVPYRGGAQALIDLQAGRLHAMFSAVLEAQPPISEGRTRGLAISSRERSAVLPEIPPVADTLPGFEALFWQGLFAPAGTPDAVVGRLGRALTVATDDAGLRRRLAERGVTVQTGDAAVLRDTLLADTALWGKVIRDGNIKPD, from the coding sequence ATGACCACACGCCGCATCCTGCTCGGTACCGGCCTCGCGATGCTCGCGCATCCGGCCGCCCGGGCGCAGGACTTCCCCGTGCGCGCCGTCACGGTCGTCACGCCGTTCGGCGCGGGCGGGCTGACCGACCTCAGCACCCGCGTGATCGTGGAACGGATGAGCCAGGACCTCGGGCAACCGGTGGTGGTGGAAAACCGCACGGGCGGCGCCACCTCCATCGCGTCCCAGGCGGTGACGGCGGCGCGGCCCGATGGCTACACCCTGCTGATGGGCGCATCGTCGCTCGCCATCAACCCGGCGCTGCAGCCGGAGCTGCCGCCGCAAAAGCCCCTGGAAGCGCTGGTCCCGGTCGGCCTCGCCTATCGCAGCGCCTTTGTGCTGCAGGTGCATCCCTCGCTGCCGGTGCGCGACCTCGCGGATTTCATCGCCTATGCCAAGGCGCGGCCGGGGCAGGTGAACTTCGGCAGTTCCGGCACCGGGGCGGTGAACCACCTCTGCATGGAGATGCTGTCGCGCCAGGCCGGCCTCCAGGTAGTGCACGTGCCGTATCGCGGCGGCGCGCAGGCGCTGATCGACCTGCAGGCGGGGCGGTTGCACGCGATGTTCTCGGCGGTGCTGGAAGCCCAGCCGCCGATCAGCGAGGGGCGGACGCGTGGCTTGGCCATCTCGTCGCGTGAGCGCTCGGCCGTGCTGCCGGAGATCCCGCCCGTGGCCGACACCTTGCCGGGCTTCGAAGCGCTGTTCTGGCAGGGGCTGTTCGCCCCCGCAGGCACGCCGGACGCGGTGGTAGGGCGGCTCGGCCGGGCGCTGACCGTCGCCACGGATGACGCGGGGCTGCGCCGCCGGCTGGCGGAGCGCGGCGTGACCGTGCAGACCGGCGACGCGGCGGTGTTGCGCGACACGCTGCTGGCCGACACGGCGCTGTGGGGCAAGGTGATCCGCGACGGCAACATCAAGCCGGACTGA
- a CDS encoding Bug family tripartite tricarboxylate transporter substrate binding protein has translation MPQATRRAVLGAAAGTLLARPGLAQERFPAKPVRVFVPFAPGGTTDVQMRALCDAASRRFGQPVVVENRSGAGGILGAQALIGTRPDGYTLAQMPVSVFRYPQMVAKPPFDPTRDFSWVLQLTGYLFGVVVRADAPWHSFSELLDYAKANPGKVNYGSPGTGTSLHITMEQIALSRGIEWTHVPFRGVAEDLQALLAGQITVSADASGWAELVKDGRLRLLCTWGAERARRFPDAPTLREQGIDVVSESPYGLAGPAGMDPAVIRVLQDGFRDAMNDPVHLAVLERLDMSVAYLNSEDYARAAQQQFRDDGEMIRRLGLKAG, from the coding sequence ATGCCACAGGCAACCAGGCGCGCCGTGCTGGGCGCCGCCGCCGGCACGCTGCTGGCGCGGCCGGGGCTGGCGCAGGAGCGCTTTCCGGCCAAGCCGGTCCGTGTGTTCGTGCCCTTCGCGCCCGGTGGCACCACGGACGTGCAGATGCGCGCGCTGTGCGATGCCGCGTCCCGCCGCTTCGGCCAGCCGGTGGTGGTGGAGAACCGCTCGGGCGCCGGCGGCATCCTGGGCGCGCAGGCGCTGATCGGCACCCGGCCGGATGGCTACACCCTGGCGCAGATGCCCGTTTCGGTGTTCCGCTACCCGCAGATGGTGGCCAAGCCGCCCTTCGACCCGACCAGGGACTTCTCCTGGGTCCTGCAGCTCACCGGCTACCTGTTCGGCGTGGTGGTGCGGGCCGATGCGCCGTGGCACAGCTTTTCCGAGTTGCTCGACTACGCCAAGGCCAATCCGGGCAAGGTCAATTACGGCTCGCCGGGTACCGGCACTTCGTTGCACATCACCATGGAGCAGATCGCGCTGTCGCGCGGCATCGAATGGACGCATGTGCCGTTCCGCGGCGTGGCAGAGGATTTGCAGGCCCTGCTGGCCGGGCAGATCACCGTGTCGGCGGATGCCAGCGGCTGGGCGGAACTGGTCAAGGACGGCCGCCTGCGATTGCTGTGCACCTGGGGGGCCGAGCGCGCCCGTCGCTTTCCCGATGCGCCGACGTTGCGCGAGCAGGGCATCGACGTTGTGTCGGAATCGCCCTACGGCCTGGCCGGCCCCGCCGGCATGGACCCCGCCGTCATTCGCGTGCTGCAGGACGGCTTTCGCGATGCGATGAACGACCCGGTGCATCTTGCCGTGCTGGAACGGCTGGACATGTCGGTGGCCTACCTGAACAGCGAGGACTACGCCCGCGCGGCGCAGCAGCAGTTCCGCGACGATGGCGAGATGATCCGCCGCCTGGGCCTCAAGGCCGGCTGA
- a CDS encoding acyl-CoA dehydrogenase family protein, with the protein MDFNLTEEQRLLKDSIDRFMADRYGDFEKRKAYQSGARGYSAALWSGLAELGVLALPFAEDDGGIGGGAVETMIVMEAMGRALAVEPYMASVVLGGGFLRLGGSDALRAALVPQVAEGSLTLAFAQLEPRSRFDLHDVSTTARADGDGFRLDGRKVAVLHGDSAGKLVVSARTAGARRDRDGITLFLVDAAAPGLSRRGMPTQDGLRSAEIDFHDVPAEAVLGEIGQGLPLMQHVTDVAIAALCAEAVGTLEELQRNTVEYLKARQQFGVAIGSFQALQHRAADMLVAVEQARSMALYAAMMTEEPDPTRRRAAISAAKVQINNSARTVGQEAVQLQGGIAMTWEYKAGHYFKRLAMIEKSFGDTDHHLAIVSAADNIVEAE; encoded by the coding sequence GTGGACTTCAACCTCACCGAGGAACAACGGCTCCTCAAGGACAGCATCGACCGCTTCATGGCCGATCGCTACGGCGATTTCGAGAAGCGCAAGGCGTACCAGTCCGGCGCCCGGGGCTACAGCGCCGCGCTGTGGTCGGGCCTGGCGGAACTCGGCGTGCTGGCGCTGCCTTTCGCGGAGGATGATGGCGGCATCGGCGGCGGCGCGGTGGAAACCATGATCGTCATGGAGGCGATGGGGCGGGCCCTGGCGGTGGAGCCTTACATGGCCAGCGTCGTGCTCGGGGGCGGCTTCCTGCGGCTCGGCGGCAGCGATGCCCTGCGGGCGGCGCTGGTGCCGCAGGTGGCCGAGGGCTCACTGACGCTGGCCTTCGCGCAGCTGGAGCCGCGCTCGCGTTTCGACCTGCACGACGTATCCACCACCGCGCGCGCGGATGGCGATGGCTTCCGGCTGGACGGCCGCAAGGTCGCCGTTCTGCATGGCGACAGCGCGGGCAAGCTGGTGGTCAGCGCACGCACCGCCGGCGCGCGGCGCGACCGGGACGGCATCACGCTGTTTCTGGTCGATGCCGCCGCGCCCGGCCTGTCCCGCCGGGGCATGCCGACGCAGGACGGGCTGCGCAGCGCCGAGATCGACTTCCATGACGTTCCGGCCGAGGCGGTCCTGGGCGAGATCGGGCAGGGCCTGCCGCTGATGCAGCACGTGACCGATGTGGCCATCGCGGCGCTTTGCGCCGAGGCCGTCGGCACGCTGGAGGAGCTGCAAAGGAACACGGTGGAATACCTCAAGGCGCGCCAGCAGTTCGGCGTCGCCATCGGCTCCTTCCAGGCCTTGCAGCACCGCGCGGCGGATATGCTGGTGGCGGTGGAGCAGGCGCGCTCCATGGCGCTCTACGCCGCCATGATGACGGAGGAGCCGGACCCCACGCGGCGGCGCGCGGCCATCTCCGCGGCCAAGGTGCAGATCAACAACTCGGCCCGCACGGTGGGGCAGGAGGCGGTGCAGCTCCAGGGCGGGATCGCCATGACCTGGGAATACAAGGCAGGCCATTACTTCAAGCGTCTCGCGATGATCGAGAAGAGCTTCGGCGACACCGACCATCACCTCGCCATTGTCAGCGCGGCCGACAACATCGTCGAAGCCGAGTAG
- a CDS encoding acyl-CoA dehydrogenase family protein, with translation MDPRFTPEEIAFRDELRRFFRAEIPAAIRRKVGEGRHLSREDIVTSQRILHAHGLATPNWPVEWGGKDWTPVQRYIFTEELQRAAVPLPLQFNVYMVGPVIAAFGSEEQKRRFLPATANLDIWWCQGFSEPGAGSDLASLRTKAEKRDGKYIVSGQKAWTTLGQHADWIFCLVRTDREAKKQRGISFLLIDMKSPGITVRPVLTIDGAHEVNEVFFDDVEVPAENLVGEENKGWDYAKFLLANERTGIARIGMSKQRIARAKRLARDTAEGEGTLWDDPAFRRRVAAIEVELKALEITQMRVVAAQRTRDADKPDPASSILKIKGSELQQATTELLLDIAGPYAQAAPEHDDGRNEPPDGVDAVAPLYFNARKVSIYGGSNEIQRNIIAKAFLGL, from the coding sequence ATGGACCCGCGCTTCACGCCCGAGGAGATCGCCTTTCGCGACGAACTCCGCCGCTTCTTCCGCGCCGAGATTCCGGCCGCGATCCGCCGCAAGGTTGGCGAGGGCCGGCACCTGTCGCGGGAGGATATCGTCACCTCGCAGCGCATCCTGCACGCGCATGGCCTGGCCACGCCCAACTGGCCGGTGGAATGGGGTGGCAAGGACTGGACACCGGTGCAGCGCTACATCTTCACGGAGGAGCTGCAGCGCGCCGCCGTGCCGCTGCCGCTGCAGTTCAACGTCTACATGGTCGGCCCCGTCATCGCCGCCTTCGGGTCGGAGGAGCAGAAGCGGCGCTTCCTGCCGGCCACCGCCAACCTGGACATCTGGTGGTGCCAGGGCTTCTCCGAGCCCGGCGCGGGCTCCGACCTCGCCTCCCTGCGCACCAAGGCGGAGAAGCGGGACGGCAAGTACATCGTGTCCGGTCAGAAGGCCTGGACGACGCTCGGCCAGCACGCCGACTGGATCTTCTGCCTGGTGCGAACCGACCGCGAGGCCAAGAAGCAGCGCGGCATCTCCTTCCTGTTGATCGACATGAAGTCCCCCGGCATCACCGTGCGCCCCGTGCTGACCATCGACGGCGCGCATGAGGTCAACGAGGTGTTCTTCGACGACGTCGAGGTGCCGGCTGAGAACCTGGTGGGCGAGGAGAACAAGGGCTGGGACTACGCTAAGTTCCTGCTGGCCAACGAGCGCACCGGCATTGCCCGCATCGGCATGAGCAAACAGCGCATCGCCCGCGCCAAGCGACTGGCGCGCGACACGGCGGAGGGGGAGGGCACGCTGTGGGACGACCCTGCCTTCCGCCGCCGCGTCGCCGCCATCGAGGTGGAGCTGAAGGCGCTGGAGATCACACAGATGCGCGTGGTCGCGGCGCAGCGCACGCGGGATGCCGACAAGCCCGACCCGGCTTCCTCCATCCTGAAGATCAAGGGCTCCGAGTTGCAGCAGGCCACCACGGAGCTTCTGCTCGACATCGCCGGCCCCTATGCCCAGGCGGCGCCGGAGCACGATGACGGGCGCAACGAGCCGCCAGACGGCGTGGATGCCGTAGCGCCGCTCTACTTCAACGCGCGCAAGGTCTCGATCTACGGTGGCTCCAACGAGATCCAGCGCAACATCATCGCCAAGGCCTTTCTCGGTCTCTGA
- a CDS encoding acetyl-CoA C-acyltransferase, whose protein sequence is MTDAVIVATARTPIGRAYRGSLNATHGADLAAHAIGAAISRAGVEHDAVEEVILGCGYPEGATGGNIARHAALRAGLPVSSAALTVSRFCASGLEAIAAAAKRIIVDKVLVAVAGGVESISLVQPHVNRNHYRNAWLEAQQPHIYDTMIDTADLVAERYGISRAAQDAFSLESQRRTARAQQAGHFDEEIVPIATMREVADKDGSNARQEAVTLAKDEGNRPDTSAEGLAKLKPVREGRFITAGNASQLSDGASASVLMSAAEAARRGLAPLGIFRGLAVAGCAPEEMGIAPVFAVPRLLARHGLTVDDIDLWELNEAFASQALYCRDTLGLDPDKVNVNGGAISIGHPFGMSGARMVGHALLEGRRRRARYAVVTMCVAGGQGAAGLIELA, encoded by the coding sequence ATGACCGATGCCGTGATCGTTGCCACCGCCCGCACGCCGATCGGCCGCGCCTATCGCGGCAGCCTGAACGCCACGCACGGCGCCGACCTCGCCGCGCATGCCATCGGCGCCGCCATCTCGCGCGCGGGGGTGGAGCATGACGCGGTGGAGGAGGTGATCCTCGGCTGCGGCTATCCGGAGGGGGCCACGGGCGGCAACATCGCTCGCCACGCCGCGCTGCGCGCCGGGCTACCGGTCTCCTCCGCCGCGCTGACGGTCAGCCGCTTCTGTGCTTCGGGGCTGGAGGCGATCGCCGCCGCCGCCAAGCGCATCATCGTCGACAAGGTGCTGGTGGCCGTGGCGGGCGGCGTGGAATCGATCAGCCTGGTGCAGCCGCACGTCAATCGGAACCACTACCGCAACGCCTGGCTGGAAGCGCAGCAACCGCACATCTACGACACCATGATCGACACCGCCGACCTGGTGGCCGAGCGCTACGGCATTTCTCGCGCGGCGCAGGATGCTTTCTCGCTGGAAAGCCAGCGCCGCACCGCGCGCGCGCAGCAGGCCGGGCACTTCGACGAGGAGATCGTGCCCATCGCCACGATGCGCGAGGTGGCCGACAAGGACGGTAGCAACGCGCGGCAGGAGGCGGTGACGCTGGCCAAGGACGAGGGCAACCGCCCCGACACCTCCGCCGAGGGGCTCGCCAAGCTAAAGCCGGTGCGCGAAGGCCGCTTCATCACCGCCGGCAATGCCAGCCAGCTTTCGGACGGCGCCAGCGCCAGCGTGCTGATGTCGGCGGCGGAAGCCGCGCGGCGCGGCCTCGCGCCGCTGGGCATCTTCCGCGGGTTGGCCGTCGCCGGTTGCGCGCCGGAGGAGATGGGCATCGCGCCGGTCTTCGCCGTGCCGCGCCTACTGGCGCGGCACGGGCTCACGGTGGACGACATCGACCTGTGGGAGCTGAACGAGGCCTTCGCCTCGCAGGCGCTGTATTGCCGCGACACGCTGGGGCTGGACCCGGACAAGGTGAACGTCAACGGCGGCGCCATTTCCATCGGCCATCCCTTCGGCATGAGCGGCGCGCGCATGGTGGGCCACGCGCTGCTGGAGGGCCGGCGGCGCCGCGCGCGATACGCCGTGGTGACCATGTGCGTCGCCGGCGGCCAGGGCGCTGCCGGGTTGATCGAGCTGGCATAA